In Vicugna pacos chromosome 1, VicPac4, whole genome shotgun sequence, a single window of DNA contains:
- the LOC116278387 gene encoding uncharacterized protein — protein MAASTLSTCSGDLSYGSRVCLAGPCDSCTGSSWQVDDCPESCCEPPCCEPRCCEPRCCAPAPCLSLLCAPVSCEPCPCPSACTSSCTALCCLQSSCQPSCCTSSPCQQDCCEPVCCRPVCCRPVCCRPVCCRPVCCTPVCCRPVCCRPVCCEPTPCPSSCCRPSSSVSLLCRPVCRPACCAPAPSCQPSCCRLASCVSLLCRPRCSRSACCVPNSA, from the coding sequence ATGGCTGCGTCCACCCTGTCCACCTGCTCCGGCGACCTGAGCTACGGCAGCCGGGTCTGCCTGGCCGGTCCCTGTGACTCCTGCACCGGCTCCTCCTGGCAGGTGGACGACTGCCCAGAGAGCTGCTGTGAGCCCCCGTGCTGTGAGCCCCGCTGCTGTGAGCCCCGCTGCTGTGCCCCGGCCCCCTGCCTGAGCCTCCTCTGCGCCCCAGTGAGCTgtgagccctgcccctgcccatctGCCTGCACCAGCTCCTGCACGGCCTTGTGCTGCCTGCAGTCTAGCTGCCAGCCCTCCTGCTGCACCTCCTCCCCCTGCCAGCAGGACTGCTGTGAGCCTGTGTGCTGCAGGCCTGTGTGCTGCAGGCCCGTGTGTTGCAGGCCTGTGTGCTGCAGGCCCGTGTGCTGCACGCCTGTCTGCTGCAGGCCCGTGTGCTGCAGGCCCGTGTGCTGTgagcccaccccctgcccctcgtCCTGCTGCAGAccctcctcctctgtgtccctGCTCTGCCGCCCCGTGTGCAGACCCGCCTGctgtgcccccgccccctcctgccAGCCCAGCTGCTGCCGCCTGGCCTCCTGCGTGTCCCTGCTCTGCCGCCCCAGGTGCTCCCGCTCGGCCTGCTGTGTCCCCAACTCGGCCTAG
- the LOC140698802 gene encoding uncharacterized protein, translated as MAAPSLSTCSGDLSYGSRVCLAGPCDSCTGSSWQVDDCPESCCEPPCCEPLCCEPLCCEPRCCEPRCCAPAPCLSLLCAPASCEPCPCPSACTSSCTALCCLQPSCQPSCCTSSPCQQDCCAPLCCRPVCCRPVCCRPVCCRPVCCTPVCCRPVCCRPVCCEPTPCPSSCCRPSSSVSLLCRPVCRPACCAPVPSCQPSCCRPASCVSLLCRPRCSRSACCVPDSA; from the coding sequence ATGGCCGCACCCTCCCTGTCCACCTGCTCCGGCGACCTGAGCTACGGCAGCCGGGTCTGCCTGGCCGGTCCCTGTGACTCCTGCACCGGCTCCTCCTGGCAGGTGGACGACTGCCCAGAGAGCTGCTGTGAGCCCCCCTGCTGCGAGCCCCTCTGCTGCGAGCCCCTCTGCTGTGAGCCCCGCTGCTGTGAGCCCCGCTGCTGCGCCCCGGCCCCTTGCCTGAGCCTCCTCTGCGCCCCAGCGAGCTgtgagccctgcccctgcccatctGCCTGCACCAGCTCCTGCACGGCCTTGTGCTGCCTGCAGCCTAGCTGCCAGCCCTCCTGCTGCACCTCCTCCCCCTGCCAGCAGGACTGCTGTGCGCCCCTCTGCTGCAGGCCCGTGTGCTGCAGGCCCGTGTGCTGCAGGCCTGTCTGCTGCAGGCCCGTGTGCTGCACGCCCGTGTGCTGCAGGCCCGTGTGCTGCAGGCCCGTGTGCTGTgagcccaccccctgcccctcgtCCTGCTGCAGACCCTCCTCCTCCGTGTCCCTGCTCTGCCGCCCCGTGTGCAGACCTGCCTGCTGTGCCCCTGTCCCCTCCTGCCAGCCCAGCTGCTGCCGCCCGGCCTCCTGCGTGTCCCTGCTCTGCCGCCCCAGGTGCTCCCGCTCAGCCTGCTGTGTCCCCGACTCGGCCTAG